A single Halogeometricum rufum DNA region contains:
- a CDS encoding type 1 glutamine amidotransferase domain-containing protein: MSDRLDETNVAVVLAPRGTEQVEFTEPKATLENAGANVDVVGTETGEAQAVHDDLEAGDTFEVERSFTEITADDYDALVVPGGTVGADTLRANEEAVEFVRAMADDDRPMGVICHGPWLLVEAGVAEGRTLTSYPSLRTDVRNAGGEWVDEEVVVDDGVITSRNPDDLDAFCDALVEAFGEDA, from the coding sequence ATGTCAGACCGACTCGACGAGACGAACGTCGCCGTCGTCCTCGCACCGCGCGGGACCGAACAGGTAGAGTTCACGGAACCGAAGGCGACGCTGGAGAACGCCGGCGCGAACGTCGACGTCGTCGGCACAGAGACGGGCGAGGCGCAGGCCGTCCACGACGACCTGGAGGCGGGCGACACGTTCGAGGTGGAGCGGTCGTTCACCGAGATAACCGCGGACGACTACGACGCACTCGTCGTCCCGGGCGGGACGGTCGGTGCCGACACGCTTCGCGCGAACGAGGAGGCTGTCGAGTTCGTGCGGGCGATGGCCGACGACGACAGGCCGATGGGCGTCATCTGTCACGGCCCGTGGCTGCTGGTCGAAGCGGGCGTCGCCGAGGGCCGGACGCTCACCTCGTACCCGAGCCTCCGGACGGACGTTCGGAACGCCGGCGGCGAGTGGGTGGACGAGGAAGTCGTGGTTGACGACGGCGTGATAACGAGCCGGAATCCGGACGACTTGGACGCCTTCTGCGACGCTCTCGTCGAGGCGTTCGGCGAGGACGCGTAG
- a CDS encoding DUF7827 domain-containing protein, translating into MVVTSVFAGVPAFAGTAAAAAGTVSGPASDVEIGSDADFTVSDSDQTTSTEIVYFSSTDDTFNQTVTRDGDGTNTTFNVGTVPIVDDDLDGLLTDEVNVSNASTGAKYNVTGIDPVAGDVTVENAPPAGTDNVRIEYTLAPEAQSINPNGGSTTATIGTSSSSSSTGDDVLQVTDGDTITAAYWDDSEGEYQSDTVGVTAANTAPTANDDSVTINATESVVIDVLDNDDDADGSLNASTVTVVSQPSDGTTTVYDNGSIRYTHTGDETDSTTDSFTYEVDDDDGNTSNTATVDVTVDAAAPDEEAPEYLESVHYDEDTGDDETEIEISFSEPVQNLGDARLYIDDAPQGTLSEYASDISNDDGRYVATVDSDQVNNGDIQIRLTDDVTDDSGNELSNTGNKTVATAPVTVSSSRRDVTAFVGSSVAIVAADDQTPVEITDGDFFRSGSTGLNSNVYVFETANRETDDYDVDVGSGGSEYDAEIVLRQLGLDVDVDDENVTDEDEIEGTITANAGNRPVTVELLDDDGEVVEDGTITGNLDGQAEFEFSFDASDLDLEPGEYTVRVTDEQSGVETESDDIVVREQGEGTADIGGNGIFTENRGDVAEIEIEIRNTDTATLTIGDEDVGFVSNVTVVDDDGDGEVVLEFNTFAVTGLEGELSNDQRDAVFDTADDADDVDSADVDEEYSVSNLLERSEYPLEVQSGERSDRDDTEGVGTLVLEERNTTSVQSWTAPSRSSLDENEEVYQALANNNLTRDDEIAYGDLAVHRIEASGIEGAIAAEGDDATDAFFDMVNDGTVLFSVEQDDPGPNRDPYQFVLDDGSADVVADADNDTYYVVVDTDDVEATERSVGEDDSLTANFTVPENSDLAGDDEETVLTEYELVEAEHEVEEPVEVSATTGQVVRGETTVAPGTRLDIRIRSSGDTRPPFIKTGVAYVSENGSFRGTFDFSEEQVNDTFEVVVQGGPAGTLTVDGSIVDDGETPTPTDTPTDTETPTDTVTPTETTDTPTDTPTDTPTDTPTATPTETLQPVGTPGFGIPVAVVALLAAALLVSRRD; encoded by the coding sequence ATGGTGGTGACGTCCGTGTTCGCCGGCGTACCGGCGTTCGCGGGGACGGCCGCCGCGGCCGCCGGTACCGTCTCTGGCCCGGCATCGGACGTCGAAATCGGGTCCGACGCGGACTTCACTGTCAGCGACTCCGACCAGACGACGAGCACGGAGATAGTCTACTTCAGCAGCACAGACGACACGTTCAACCAAACAGTCACGCGGGACGGTGACGGGACGAACACGACGTTCAACGTCGGCACGGTCCCCATCGTCGACGACGACCTGGACGGACTACTCACCGACGAGGTCAACGTCTCGAACGCCTCCACGGGCGCGAAGTACAACGTGACCGGAATCGACCCGGTCGCCGGCGACGTGACCGTCGAGAACGCGCCCCCCGCGGGTACCGACAACGTCCGAATCGAGTACACCCTCGCGCCGGAGGCGCAGAGCATCAACCCCAACGGCGGGTCGACGACGGCGACCATCGGCACGTCCAGTTCGTCCTCCTCGACCGGCGACGACGTCCTGCAGGTGACCGACGGCGACACCATCACCGCCGCCTACTGGGACGATAGCGAGGGCGAGTACCAGTCCGACACCGTCGGCGTGACGGCCGCCAACACGGCGCCGACGGCGAACGACGACAGCGTGACGATAAACGCCACCGAGAGCGTCGTGATAGACGTCCTCGACAACGACGACGACGCCGACGGCAGCCTCAACGCCTCCACGGTGACCGTCGTCTCACAACCGAGCGACGGGACGACGACGGTCTACGACAACGGCAGCATCCGGTACACCCACACCGGCGACGAGACGGACTCGACGACGGACTCGTTCACCTACGAGGTCGACGACGACGACGGCAACACGTCGAACACCGCCACCGTTGACGTGACCGTCGACGCCGCCGCGCCCGACGAGGAAGCGCCGGAGTACCTCGAGAGCGTCCACTACGACGAGGACACGGGCGACGACGAGACCGAGATAGAGATTTCGTTCTCCGAACCGGTCCAGAACCTCGGCGACGCGCGCCTCTACATCGACGACGCGCCGCAGGGAACGCTGTCGGAGTACGCCTCGGACATCTCGAACGACGACGGCCGGTACGTCGCGACGGTCGACAGCGACCAGGTGAACAACGGGGACATCCAGATACGCCTCACCGACGACGTCACCGACGACTCCGGCAACGAACTGTCGAACACCGGCAACAAGACCGTCGCGACCGCACCCGTGACCGTCTCCTCGTCGCGACGGGACGTGACGGCGTTCGTCGGGTCGAGCGTCGCCATCGTCGCCGCCGACGACCAGACGCCCGTCGAGATTACGGACGGCGACTTCTTCCGCTCCGGGTCGACAGGGCTGAACAGCAACGTCTACGTGTTCGAGACGGCGAACCGCGAGACCGACGACTACGACGTGGACGTCGGAAGCGGCGGCAGCGAGTACGACGCCGAAATCGTCCTCCGCCAACTCGGCCTCGACGTCGACGTGGACGACGAGAACGTCACCGACGAGGACGAAATCGAGGGGACCATCACCGCGAACGCCGGCAACCGACCGGTGACCGTCGAACTCCTCGACGACGACGGCGAGGTGGTCGAGGACGGGACCATCACCGGAAACCTCGACGGACAGGCCGAGTTCGAGTTCAGCTTCGACGCGTCGGACCTCGACCTCGAACCGGGCGAATACACGGTGCGAGTGACCGACGAACAGTCCGGCGTCGAGACCGAGTCCGACGACATCGTCGTCAGAGAACAGGGCGAAGGCACCGCCGACATCGGCGGCAACGGCATCTTCACCGAGAATCGCGGTGACGTGGCGGAGATAGAGATAGAGATTCGCAACACCGACACGGCGACGCTGACCATCGGCGACGAGGACGTCGGGTTCGTGTCGAACGTGACCGTCGTGGACGACGACGGCGACGGCGAAGTCGTCCTCGAGTTCAACACGTTCGCCGTCACCGGTCTGGAGGGCGAACTCTCCAACGACCAACGCGACGCCGTCTTCGACACGGCCGACGACGCGGACGACGTCGACAGCGCCGACGTGGACGAGGAGTACTCGGTCAGCAACCTCCTCGAACGCTCCGAGTACCCCCTCGAAGTCCAGTCCGGCGAGCGGTCCGACCGGGACGACACCGAGGGCGTCGGCACCCTCGTCCTCGAAGAGCGCAACACCACGTCCGTCCAGAGTTGGACCGCGCCGTCGCGGTCCAGTCTGGACGAGAACGAGGAAGTGTACCAGGCTCTCGCCAACAACAACCTGACGCGGGACGACGAAATCGCCTACGGTGACCTCGCGGTCCACCGAATCGAGGCGTCGGGCATCGAGGGCGCAATCGCCGCCGAGGGCGACGACGCGACGGACGCGTTCTTCGACATGGTGAACGACGGCACGGTCCTGTTCTCGGTCGAACAGGACGACCCCGGTCCGAACCGTGACCCGTACCAGTTCGTCCTCGACGACGGGAGCGCCGACGTCGTCGCAGACGCGGACAACGACACGTACTACGTCGTCGTCGACACCGACGACGTCGAGGCGACGGAGCGAAGCGTGGGCGAGGACGACTCGCTGACGGCGAACTTCACCGTCCCCGAGAACTCCGACCTCGCCGGCGACGACGAGGAGACGGTCCTGACCGAGTACGAACTCGTCGAGGCCGAACACGAGGTGGAGGAACCCGTCGAAGTGTCCGCGACTACCGGGCAGGTCGTCCGCGGCGAGACGACCGTCGCCCCCGGGACGCGCCTCGACATCCGGATTCGGTCCAGCGGCGACACGCGGCCGCCGTTCATCAAGACCGGCGTCGCCTACGTCTCCGAGAACGGGTCGTTCCGCGGCACCTTCGACTTCAGCGAAGAGCAGGTCAACGACACGTTCGAGGTGGTCGTCCAGGGCGGCCCCGCAGGCACGCTCACCGTGGACGGGAGCATCGTCGACGACGGCGAGACGCCGACGCCGACGGACACCCCCACGGACACCGAGACGCCCACCGACACGGTGACGCCCACGGAGACGACCGACACCCCGACGGACACGCCGACCGACACCCCGACTGACACGCCGACGGCCACACCGACGGAGACGCTGCAACCCGTCGGGACGCCCGGCTTCGGCATCCCCGTCGCCGTCGTCGCACTCCTCGCCGCGGCCCTCCTCGTGAGCCGCCGCGACTGA
- a CDS encoding 2Fe-2S iron-sulfur cluster-binding protein has product MSTDHTPSRTTGTDTEPLPTVPNVADPTPSNRVTDDFEPGTANDPDVGTREEVQITVDGASVSVPEGDTVYDAIASVGDAEDVPALCNYEADTEDAERIGPRSECRTCVVETDAHGMVPSCSFPAEEGLTVRTDTEEATRTREVNLDLVLSDHNLRCTTCGQNGRCELQDASIEQDVEDPRYGVFDDREEYEPIDDSSPFIQIDRNKCILCNRCVEACNDVQVEGVLRIEGSGPDTRIAFQNGAETMMDSTCVSCGHCATVCPTGALVEQGLTDVATIPLPGFNQKNSIGTVVGEDYERQSRQMTPMKKDERPNLSEDE; this is encoded by the coding sequence ATGAGCACGGACCACACACCGAGTCGAACGACTGGTACCGATACCGAACCGCTTCCGACCGTCCCGAACGTCGCGGACCCGACGCCGAGCAACCGGGTGACGGACGACTTCGAGCCCGGGACGGCGAACGACCCGGACGTGGGGACGCGCGAGGAGGTTCAGATAACCGTCGACGGCGCGTCGGTGTCCGTCCCCGAGGGCGACACCGTCTACGACGCCATCGCGTCCGTCGGCGACGCCGAGGACGTCCCCGCACTCTGCAACTACGAGGCCGACACCGAGGACGCCGAGCGAATCGGCCCGCGCAGCGAGTGCCGGACGTGCGTCGTCGAGACGGACGCGCACGGGATGGTTCCGTCGTGCAGTTTCCCGGCCGAGGAGGGACTGACCGTCCGCACCGACACCGAGGAGGCGACGCGAACGCGCGAGGTCAACCTCGACCTCGTCCTGTCCGACCACAACCTCCGGTGTACGACCTGCGGCCAGAACGGTCGGTGCGAACTGCAGGACGCCTCCATCGAACAGGACGTGGAAGACCCGCGCTACGGCGTCTTCGACGACCGGGAGGAGTACGAACCCATCGACGACTCCTCGCCGTTCATCCAGATCGACCGCAACAAGTGCATCCTCTGTAACCGCTGCGTCGAGGCGTGCAACGACGTGCAGGTGGAGGGCGTCCTCCGCATCGAGGGGAGCGGTCCGGACACGCGCATCGCGTTCCAGAACGGCGCGGAGACGATGATGGACTCGACGTGCGTCTCCTGCGGGCACTGCGCGACGGTGTGTCCGACCGGCGCACTCGTCGAGCAGGGACTGACCGACGTGGCGACGATACCCCTACCGGGGTTCAACCAGAAGAACAGCATCGGCACGGTCGTCGGCGAGGACTACGAGCGTCAGTCCCGCCAGATGACGCCGATGAAGAAGGACGAGCGACCGAACCTTTCGGAGGACGAATGA
- a CDS encoding ester cyclase — protein sequence MSTKSEDNKRIVRRIRDEVEEQGDLGAVDEIFAEDVVVHTPMGEFSGREAIKEMYEGDRKAFSDSTETIHDFVAEGNTVAIRMTERGTHDGEFMGMEPTGKEYEIQTTAFLHLEDGKVAEWWIQPDTLGFLQQLGVNPENLSEAMPAEDD from the coding sequence ATGTCAACGAAATCAGAAGATAACAAGCGTATCGTCCGCCGAATCCGTGACGAAGTCGAGGAGCAGGGAGATCTCGGCGCAGTCGACGAGATATTCGCCGAGGACGTCGTGGTACACACGCCGATGGGGGAGTTCAGCGGTCGTGAGGCGATCAAAGAGATGTACGAAGGTGACCGCAAGGCGTTTTCCGACTCCACGGAGACGATCCACGACTTCGTCGCCGAAGGGAACACCGTCGCCATTCGGATGACGGAGCGTGGCACCCACGACGGTGAGTTCATGGGGATGGAGCCGACAGGCAAGGAGTACGAGATACAGACCACCGCCTTCCTCCACCTGGAGGACGGGAAGGTCGCTGAATGGTGGATCCAACCCGATACCCTCGGCTTCTTGCAACAACTCGGTGTGAACCCCGAGAACCTCAGTGAAGCGATGCCAGCCGAGGACGACTGA
- a CDS encoding HpcH/HpaI aldolase family protein — protein sequence MTDTQSTNDLRAAFESGGVALGVLENAYSPTLVELYGELGADFVWIDLEHGGPSPDHAPAIEELLRAAERTGTELLVRVPDTAPATVRKALDTGVRNVFLPRVREAETVRAAVEAARFRYEGGPGERGLAAPRARRWGLADDYLATEDRETLVGTTIETAAAVENVEEILSVPELGFVFVGPFDLSVSLGHPGEIDHPEVQEAVERVRSAAVEADVPLGGLGFGMDDVNGKAETGYQLLHLGSTAGVLSETVRSWLDAFEGDRAGQT from the coding sequence ATGACAGACACGCAGTCGACGAACGACCTGCGGGCGGCTTTCGAGAGCGGCGGCGTCGCACTCGGCGTCCTCGAGAACGCGTACAGTCCGACGCTGGTGGAGTTGTACGGTGAACTCGGCGCGGACTTCGTCTGGATCGACCTCGAACACGGCGGCCCCTCGCCCGACCACGCGCCGGCGATAGAAGAGTTGCTCCGGGCGGCCGAGCGAACCGGCACGGAACTGCTGGTCCGGGTGCCGGACACGGCGCCCGCGACGGTTCGGAAGGCGCTGGACACCGGCGTTCGGAACGTGTTCCTCCCGCGCGTGCGGGAGGCGGAGACGGTGCGGGCGGCCGTCGAGGCGGCGCGGTTCCGGTACGAGGGCGGCCCCGGGGAACGGGGACTGGCGGCCCCGCGCGCCCGCCGGTGGGGACTCGCCGACGACTACCTCGCCACCGAGGACAGAGAGACTCTGGTCGGGACCACGATAGAGACGGCGGCGGCCGTCGAGAACGTCGAGGAGATTCTGTCCGTCCCGGAGTTGGGGTTCGTCTTCGTCGGACCGTTCGACCTCTCGGTGTCGCTCGGACACCCCGGCGAGATAGACCACCCGGAGGTGCAGGAGGCCGTCGAACGCGTCCGGTCGGCCGCCGTCGAGGCGGACGTTCCGCTCGGCGGACTCGGGTTCGGGATGGACGACGTGAACGGGAAGGCCGAGACGGGCTACCAACTCCTCCACCTCGGAAGCACGGCCGGCGTCCTCAGCGAGACGGTCAGGTCGTGGCTCGACGCGTTCGAGGGTGACCGCGCGGGGCAGACGTAG
- a CDS encoding IclR family transcriptional regulator, with protein MRNAKTASVRATETSLSVLSGIESLGGRATLAELAEELDFAKSTIYKHLNTLENGGFVVFRDGEYLVGLRCLELGGIAQRYDGIYDVAKPEVRRMAVETGELANLMIEERGYGIYIHTTSGDRAVNLDTSLGKRVYLHQTAIGKALLSSLSDDRVEEILDRRGLPGETEHTITDRETLFEELAAIRSEGVAYDKEERVDGTGCVGVPVDTGDRREAAISITAPINRLASAEREREIIDTVKQAANVIEVNLAHE; from the coding sequence ATGAGAAACGCGAAAACGGCGTCGGTGCGGGCGACCGAGACGTCGCTGTCGGTGCTGTCGGGTATCGAGTCCCTCGGCGGCCGTGCCACCCTGGCCGAACTGGCCGAGGAACTCGACTTCGCCAAGAGCACGATATACAAGCACCTCAACACGCTGGAGAACGGCGGATTCGTCGTCTTCCGCGACGGCGAGTACCTCGTCGGCCTGCGCTGTCTGGAGTTGGGGGGCATCGCCCAGCGATACGACGGCATCTACGACGTGGCGAAGCCCGAAGTGCGACGGATGGCCGTCGAGACCGGCGAGTTGGCGAACCTGATGATAGAGGAACGCGGGTACGGAATCTACATCCACACCACGAGCGGCGACCGAGCGGTGAACCTGGACACGAGTCTGGGCAAGCGCGTGTACCTCCACCAGACGGCCATCGGCAAGGCGTTGCTGTCGAGTCTCTCGGACGACCGGGTCGAAGAGATTCTCGACCGACGCGGCCTGCCCGGCGAGACGGAGCACACCATCACGGACCGCGAGACGCTGTTCGAGGAACTGGCGGCGATTCGGTCCGAGGGCGTCGCCTACGACAAGGAGGAACGAGTGGACGGAACCGGATGCGTCGGTGTCCCGGTGGACACCGGTGACCGACGGGAGGCCGCCATCAGCATCACCGCGCCCATCAACCGCCTCGCGTCGGCCGAACGCGAACGAGAGATCATCGACACGGTGAAACAGGCGGCCAACGTCATCGAGGTCAACCTCGCCCACGAGTGA
- the fdhF gene encoding formate dehydrogenase subunit alpha — MSDHQPNQTETDPSEKSGVAGFMARAREKARSAQQRSDTSTSHGTDEGHGGPFAPLEHVAESVAANSMSEGRLFDVADALSDYRLSEVDVTDTTCGYCAVGCRFDVLSKDDEVLGVRPNPEKAPINGISTCVKGKFGYGYANHEDRLTTPLVKEDGEFREASWEEALDRVADGLQETADDHGPDALGLVSSSKTSNEANYLMQKFARQVLGTNNIDNCNRLCHSPTVAGLSQTVGYGAGSVGPEALGNADCYLITGSNTTEAHPVLATDIKQNLKETDAEAFVFDPRKVQIAEYATQYARVEPGFDTVWLNGLTRHIIEEGLHAEEFIERRTVGFDEVKEGVRKFTPEYVEEHTGVPPEKLKRAAESIAEADSCVFIWTLGLTEHSHGTENIISMANLALVTGHVGTERSGLAPFRGQNNVQGGGGDMGPVPGNFPGYQKVTHDEAREKFEEAYGVDDLPDQAGLTITEQFLAADKGNVKAMFVEGENPVYSEPNVDHAEEILAEDLDFLAVQDIFLTETAEHADVVLPATSSVETNGTYTSSTRHVQLVKRAVDPPGEAKPDWVITQELAERFGYDWDYDSPSDVMDEVNDLTPIYGGITHERLEAGEELQWPCWDEDHPGTPHLYLDEFNTADGKAHMFPTDITGPAETDLDTEDYPYSLTTGRVLYQYHTGTMSDREEGIHSYTGELFVEINPETAESLGVDDGETVRIASRKGEIAAMAQVTDRIGPDDVFVPMHYLGGDVANQLTDEEHLDEQANVPEFKVTRVRLERAEDAETTTDTAVSSKSPSEADD; from the coding sequence ATGAGCGACCACCAACCGAACCAGACGGAGACGGACCCGAGCGAGAAATCCGGCGTCGCGGGTTTCATGGCCCGCGCCCGCGAGAAAGCGCGGTCGGCACAGCAGCGGAGCGACACGTCGACCAGTCACGGGACCGACGAGGGACACGGCGGGCCGTTCGCACCGCTCGAACACGTCGCCGAGTCCGTCGCGGCGAACTCGATGTCGGAGGGGCGACTGTTCGACGTCGCCGACGCCCTGAGCGACTACCGACTCTCCGAGGTGGACGTGACCGACACCACCTGCGGCTACTGCGCCGTGGGCTGCCGGTTCGACGTGCTCTCGAAGGACGACGAGGTACTCGGCGTCCGGCCGAACCCCGAGAAAGCCCCCATCAACGGCATCTCCACCTGCGTGAAGGGGAAGTTCGGCTACGGCTACGCGAACCACGAGGACAGGCTGACGACGCCGCTCGTGAAAGAGGACGGCGAGTTCCGCGAGGCGTCGTGGGAGGAGGCCTTAGACCGCGTCGCCGACGGACTGCAGGAGACGGCCGACGACCACGGACCCGACGCGCTGGGTCTCGTCTCCTCCTCGAAGACGTCGAACGAGGCGAACTACCTCATGCAGAAGTTCGCCCGGCAGGTCCTCGGGACGAACAACATCGACAACTGCAACCGGCTCTGCCACTCGCCGACCGTCGCGGGTCTCTCCCAGACCGTCGGCTACGGCGCCGGGTCGGTCGGCCCGGAGGCACTCGGCAACGCCGACTGCTATCTCATCACCGGGTCGAACACCACCGAAGCCCACCCGGTGTTGGCGACCGACATCAAGCAGAACCTCAAGGAGACGGACGCCGAGGCGTTCGTTTTCGACCCGCGAAAGGTGCAGATAGCCGAGTACGCCACCCAGTACGCCCGGGTCGAACCCGGCTTCGACACCGTCTGGCTCAACGGGCTGACCCGGCACATCATCGAGGAGGGTCTGCACGCCGAGGAGTTCATCGAACGGCGAACCGTCGGCTTCGACGAGGTGAAGGAGGGCGTCCGGAAGTTCACGCCCGAGTACGTCGAGGAACACACCGGCGTCCCGCCGGAGAAACTGAAGCGCGCCGCCGAGTCCATCGCCGAGGCCGACAGTTGCGTGTTCATCTGGACGCTCGGCCTGACCGAACACAGCCACGGGACGGAGAACATCATCTCGATGGCGAATCTCGCACTCGTGACGGGCCACGTCGGCACGGAACGGTCGGGCCTCGCCCCGTTCCGCGGGCAGAACAACGTGCAGGGCGGCGGCGGCGACATGGGGCCGGTTCCGGGGAACTTCCCGGGCTACCAGAAGGTGACGCACGACGAGGCCCGCGAGAAGTTCGAGGAGGCGTACGGGGTCGATGACCTGCCCGACCAGGCCGGTCTCACCATCACCGAACAGTTCCTCGCCGCCGACAAGGGCAACGTCAAGGCGATGTTCGTCGAGGGGGAGAACCCCGTCTACTCGGAACCCAACGTCGACCACGCGGAGGAGATTCTGGCGGAGGACCTCGACTTCCTCGCCGTGCAGGACATCTTCCTCACGGAGACGGCAGAGCACGCGGACGTCGTCCTCCCGGCCACCTCGTCAGTCGAGACGAACGGGACGTACACGAGTTCGACCCGACACGTCCAACTCGTCAAGCGCGCCGTGGACCCGCCGGGCGAGGCGAAACCCGACTGGGTCATCACGCAGGAACTCGCCGAACGCTTCGGTTACGACTGGGACTACGACTCGCCCAGCGACGTCATGGACGAGGTGAACGACCTCACGCCCATCTACGGCGGCATCACGCACGAACGCCTCGAAGCGGGGGAGGAACTCCAGTGGCCGTGCTGGGACGAGGACCACCCCGGGACGCCGCACCTCTACCTGGACGAGTTCAACACGGCCGACGGGAAGGCCCACATGTTCCCCACCGACATCACCGGTCCCGCCGAGACGGACCTGGATACCGAGGACTACCCCTACTCGCTGACGACCGGCCGCGTGCTCTACCAGTACCACACGGGCACGATGTCCGACCGCGAAGAGGGGATTCACTCCTACACCGGCGAACTGTTCGTCGAGATAAACCCCGAGACGGCCGAATCGCTCGGCGTCGACGACGGCGAGACGGTTCGAATCGCCTCGCGGAAGGGGGAGATAGCGGCGATGGCGCAGGTGACCGACCGCATCGGCCCCGACGACGTGTTCGTCCCGATGCACTACCTCGGCGGCGACGTCGCGAACCAACTCACCGACGAGGAACACCTCGACGAACAGGCCAACGTCCCCGAGTTCAAGGTGACGAGAGTCCGACTCGAACGCGCCGAGGACGCGGAGACGACGACGGACACCGCGGTTTCGTCGAAGTCGCCGTCGGAAGCGGACGACTGA
- a CDS encoding CPBP family intramembrane glutamic endopeptidase, whose product MELSVRARGVARPALEVVGLTVVAFLVALVAGVVFIVPLVALGYDVRTTAVLLGATAVGQAGFLAVGYAYARVRDVRVSVALPSVRDVAAVAVGTIVALVLAVALSVLLSVLGLVPESVIGEAGMEDPTFLLGLAALSVVLVAPAEEWLFRGVIQGRLRQRVGPVPAVVGSSLLFGSMHLTNYTGALAPIVAGAALIAVVGGVFGALYEYTDNLAVPIAAHAVYNVVLLSVSYAAM is encoded by the coding sequence ATGGAACTGTCCGTTCGCGCGCGCGGCGTGGCCCGTCCGGCGCTCGAAGTCGTCGGACTCACCGTCGTGGCGTTTCTCGTCGCGCTGGTGGCCGGCGTGGTGTTCATCGTACCGCTGGTGGCGCTGGGCTACGACGTCCGAACCACCGCGGTGCTGCTCGGCGCGACGGCCGTCGGACAGGCGGGCTTTCTCGCCGTCGGTTACGCGTACGCACGGGTTCGGGACGTGCGCGTCTCGGTCGCACTGCCGTCCGTCCGCGACGTGGCCGCCGTCGCCGTCGGAACGATCGTCGCGCTGGTTCTGGCCGTCGCCCTCTCGGTGCTGCTGTCGGTTCTCGGACTGGTGCCCGAGTCGGTCATCGGCGAGGCGGGGATGGAAGACCCGACGTTCCTGCTCGGATTGGCCGCGCTCTCGGTGGTGCTCGTCGCACCCGCCGAGGAGTGGCTGTTCCGGGGCGTGATTCAGGGGCGCCTGCGCCAGCGTGTCGGGCCGGTTCCGGCGGTGGTCGGGTCCAGCCTCCTGTTCGGGTCGATGCACCTCACGAACTACACGGGCGCGCTCGCGCCCATCGTCGCGGGCGCGGCGCTCATCGCCGTCGTCGGCGGCGTCTTCGGGGCGCTGTACGAGTACACCGACAACCTCGCGGTGCCCATCGCCGCGCACGCCGTCTACAACGTCGTGTTACTGTCGGTGTCGTACGCGGCGATGTAG